A region from the Leguminivora glycinivorella isolate SPB_JAAS2020 chromosome 3, LegGlyc_1.1, whole genome shotgun sequence genome encodes:
- the LOC125224909 gene encoding uncharacterized protein LOC125224909: MQTMDGPWGKPGPGGTIWRNPRDIGLNFSKSMGWTDNNLLNKLQSDEHKRKRSSLALPNVKKDDDKDRNTPDKENKPQSELKLPDIKHTNSPKSKNQQAQKEESTQTNGIAANHQVVKQDNHVTTGKNKPKKKKFVKRLSNGEKIDRTLPEDEHVDKIENKQSVTTGEQKLTPEETILRVTGGIELVPILARRRRVGARTLPSSDVTRPPEDMCQWRELLNVDYLRELKHQVKVKYQRKEEARQNSAESVRQHQETWASLWGRPGHGAPLQHGRYARNNLARLLYVVPLTNAQ, translated from the exons TAAACTTTTCAAAGTCTATG GGCTGGACCGACAACAATCTTCTAAATAAGCTACAAAGTGATGAACATAAGCGCAAGAGATCTTCACTGGCTTTGCCTAACGTAAAGAAAGATGATGATAAGGACAGAAATACACCAGATAAGGAGAACAAACCTCAAAGCGAATTGAAACTGCCTGATATTAAGCACACTAATAGTCCGAAAAGTAAAAATCAACAAGCACAAAAAGAGGAAAGTACACAAACCAATGGAATAGCTGCAAACCATCAAGTTGTAAAACAAGACAATCATGTTACAACTGGTAAAAATAAGCCTAAAAAGAAGAAATTTGTTAAAAGATTATCAAATGGGGAGAAAATCGATCGAACTTTACCAGAGGATGAACATGttgataaaattgaaaataaacaaAGTGTGACAACAGGAGAACAGAAGTTGACACCTGAAGAGACGATCTTACGTGTCACAGGAGGTATAGAGCTGGTGCCTATCTTGGCACGGCGGAGGAGGGTCGGAGCTCGCACGCTGCCCTCTAGTGACGTCACACGACCCCCGGAGGACATGTGCCA ATGGCGAGAACTTCTGAACGTGGATTATCTGAGAGAATTGAAACATCAAGTGAAGGTCAAGTACCAAAGAAAAGAG GAAGCTCGTCAGAACTCCGCTGAGAGCGTGCGGCAGCATCAAGAAACCTGGGCTTCACTGTGGGGCCGTCCAGGCCACGGGGCTCCTCTGCAACATGGACGATATGCTCGCAACAACCTAGCTCGCCTGCTCTATGTTGTGCCCCTTACCAATGCCCAGTGA